GAAAGCCGCTCTCAGTAGCAATAGATTTTCCAACTAATATCAATGCGGCCCCTTTTTTTGATCTTATCATTTTAGAGCGGAAGAAAATTGGCCAGATAGAACAGCTAGCATTGTTTTTTTGTAAAATGGACTGTAGTGCAGAAAAACCTCATAAACAGCCTTGTCTGGCTAAGTTTTATTTTGACACGAAAGGAGATGCCCCTATTTTACTGGCAGAAAATATTTTTCCTCTGTCTGAAATAAACTTTGGAGATGAGCTACCTAAAGTAAAGGCCAAAAGAGGCCAACAAATGGCTAGGGAGCTCAAAAAAAAGGATGAGTTTTTGTCCGCCATTTTTAAAAGTAGTCAATTTGTACAGTTAGTGCGTAAAAGTCAAGATTTAGGCAAGACTAATTTGCGTCTTATTGATGATGAAGGGCAGTTCCAGGCTATAGGTAAAAGAGCAAAACAGAAAAATTTGACAATAATGGATACAATTCCATTAGATGCGAATATCAGGACAGATCATTTAGATATTTTCATTAGGAAAGCCCTTGGCCCCAAAAAACTTATTCGCATAGAGTTGTTTTTTTATGAAAATAGTTGCTTGCAAGGGCATAGGTTGTCTAATCCCTACATTTACAATTTCTATTTTAAAAAATTGGGCAGAAAACTAAAAATTGTTGCTGTGGAGCAGGGTTACGCTTCTTGAATGATTGTCTGTGTAAAGAGCGGGCTAAAGCCCTTCTTTGCTGGAAAAAGGGAAAGGTTTTATTCCATTTTTTATGAGCCGATGGTTTTAACCATCGGCTCATTTTATTGGATGTAGAATGGTTCCTCTTTTTTGATCTGGGTTTTAACCTACAGGTCTGTAAAAATCCAAAGAAAAAACAATAAGCAGCCAAAAAAGCGAACAAGGACTTTAGTCCGTCAGTTCGCTCAAGTCTACAACCCTGGGCTTCAGCCCAGGGCATAAATAATAGCAATTGTTTTCATTCCTGAATTTTTAGTGTGGAGTTTAAGTGTAGAATTGCTTTATGGCCATGGGCTGAAGCCCATGCTTGCGGGGCTATGCAAAGAGCGGGCTAAAGCCCTTCTTTGCTGGAAAATGGAAAAGGATTTTAGTTTCAAGAAAAAACAACAACCGCCCAAGCACAACCGCCAAAAAAAATCCCCTCGAATGAGGGGATGACAATTTTTTTCTTAGCCTAGGGCCTTGGCCTTCCTATGAAATTTATGGGGGAAATAAAATTCCCCTTTCAATTAGCGGCTTTCAAATAGCAAGCGGCAGAAAAATCAAACTAATTTTTCTGCTGCTTTTTTGTCTAAAAAATTATTAGTCAGTCTATTGAAATTAGTATTTTTTAGCCTTAACTTTAGAAACAACAAAAAAACACAGCCCCATGATCAGTCTTCAGCAAAAAATGCAAGATTATAAACTGAGCAAAAAAATGCTCAAGGCATTTTACGGCATTTCTTATCCGACCTTGCGCAAACGCTTGCGTGCAGCGGGTTTGGAGGAATTTATTGGCCGCAGAAAATTTTTGTTTGGGGAGTTTCTCCTCATTTTTCGGGCATTGGGCCAACCCGAACAAATTTTTACGGAGCTGCAAGAGCTAGCGCAAATTTATGAGCAACTCATTAACTTGGGTTTGTTGCAGGGGCAATCGCAAAAAGATTTGCCGCAAAAAGGGCAAAAAAAGGAGGAAAATCTTTCTTCTTCGCCAAAATTATGGCTTTTGCAAGCCCCATTGACTTTGCTCAATCGCTTTATTGCCCTCTATTATCAAGTTTTGCTAAAAGGCTGGGACTTATTATATGGTCCAACAAAAAAATATGCTGCTCAAGAAGCTGCATAATAAAATAAGAAGCAAAACTGCCGAAGAAAAAAGCCCTGAGAAAAAAATTAGATGAGCGGATGAGCGATGCGCAGCAGTGGCCGAAGGCCAGACCAAAGCGGCGAAGCCGCTGCAGGGCCGAGCAGACCTGCGAGCTGCGGAGCGTAGCGACCCGAGCCGAAGGCGAGGGACAGCCCCAAAAAGCTTATAAAAAGCACTAAAAAAAAGCGAAAGAGGATTTTATCACTCTATTCGCTCATTTTTTCTAGACTTAGCGTCCCAAATATTGTCTGCGCATTTCCCAAAGTAAAACGCCCATGCTCACCGAAACATTTAAAGAATGTTTGCTGCCAAATTGCGGAATTTCAATGGCGCCATCTACCAAAGGCAAGAGTTCGGCATCCACGCCTTTTACTTCATTGCCAAAAATGAGGGCAATGCCTTCTTGGGCGGCCCAAACAAACTGTTCTAAAGAATGGCTGCCAAAAGTTTGCTCCACGGCATACACTTTATAGCCTTTGGCCTTGGCTGCGGCTACGGCTGCTTTATTTTCTTCAAAATATTGCCAATCTACAGCTCTATCGGCGCCCAAAGCCGACTTCATAATTTCTCTTTGCGGCGGTTGGGCCGAAATTCCCGTCAAAAAAATGCCTTCAATGCCAAAAGCATCGGCGGTGCGAAAAGCAGCGCCCACATTTAGGGCCGAACGCAAATTATCTAAAATGAGGAGCAAAGGCATTTTGGGTTGTTGCTTATACTCTTCGATGCTAGGCCGCTGTAGCTCTAGCATGCTCTTTTTTTTCAGTTCCATAATTTTGTAGACAAAAAAGCCTCCTCTATCAACTAGAGGAGGCTAAAGTTTATTGATTTCGCTTATTTAAAGGCGTTCAAGCCCGTAACATCCATACCCGTAATGAGCAAGTGAATATCGTGCGTACCTTCGTAAGTCAATACCGTTTCCAAGTTCATCATATGGCGCATGCAGGGATACTCGTTGGTAATTCCCATACCACCATGAATTTGGCGAGCTTCGCGAGCAATGTCTAGGGCCATGGCCACATTATTACGCTTGGCCATAGAAACTTGAGCGGGAGTAGCTTTGCCGGCATCCATGAGGCCGCCCAAACGCCAAAGCAAAAGTTGCGCTTTGGTGATTTCGGTAATCATTTCGGCCAATTTTTTCTGAGTCAATTGGAAACCAGCGATAGGTTTACCAAACTGTTCGCGCTCCAAAGAGTAGCGCAAAGCCGACTCATAACAATCCATAGCCGCACCCAAAGCACCCCAAGCAATGCCGTAGCGGGCTTTAGTGAGGCAAAACAAAGGACCTTTCAAGCCTTTTACATTGGGCAAAAGATTGGCTTTGGGGATGCGCGCATCTTCAAAAACCAATTCGCCAGTAATAGAAGCGCGGAGAGAAAGTTTTCCGTGAATTTCGGGAGCAGAAACGCCGGGGGTGTCCATATCGACAATCAAACCACGGATAACGCCTTCTTCATCCTTGGCCCAAACCACGGCCACATCTGCGATAGGCGAGTTCGTGATCCACATTTTTGCGCCATTGAGGATATAATGATCGCCATCTTCTTTGATGTTGGTAATCATGCCGGCGGGATTCGATCCATGATCGGGCTCGGTCAAACCAAAGCAGCCGATAAATTCGCCAGAGGCCAATTTGGGCAAGTATTTCATGCGCTGTTCTTCGCTACCGAAGCGATAGATGGGGTACATGACCAAAGAACCTTGCACAGAGGCAGCAGAGCGAATGCCTGAGTCGCCACGCTCCAATTCTTGCATCATGAGGCCGTAAGTGGTTTCATCGGTACCTGCGCAGCCGTATTTTTCGGGCAAAGAGGGGCCAAAAGCGCCCAATTCTGCCAAGCCTTTGATCAGGTGGCGGGGATAGATGGCGCGTTCGTAGCAATCCTCAATAATGGGAGAAATTTCGCCACGGACAAATTCGCGAACGGCATCGCGAGCAATTTTCTGCTCATCCGTTAGCAAATCGTCAATCATATAATAATCTTGGCCCTTAAAGCGGTCTTGTTTGGCCGAACGCTTAATGCTGTCTAGCAATTCTTGGTTTTGCATAATTATACTATTATTTAGCTGTTAGCTTATCTTAATTTTGTTGTTGGGGGCTGTATGAGTCCAGAAATAGAACTCGAATTTGCTTAAATCGTTGTGCTTTTAGGCCGAAAATCAGGGAATTAGTAGAGGGGATTTTCTTTTTTTGTCTTTGCTGCAGCAAAGCTAAAAAAAACTATGAATGAGTTCAATATTTTCTAGGGCCTACTTAGCCAAAAGGGCTTTTTTCTTGGCGGGCCCCATTTTTAGTTCTAGTTGATAAAGGCCTGCGGGCAGTGTTTTCCAGTTTGGAATTTTGCATAAAAAGCGTTGTCCGAAAACGGCTTGATATTTTTTTGTATAAATCAATTGGCCAATTGGGCCATAGAGTTTTACGTCTACTTCTTCGTCAATGGCTTCGGGCCAGATGATAAAGAAATCTTCTTGGGCTTTGGCCATGGGCAGATAATAGAGATCTTCTTTTTCTTGGACCTCTAGATAGTGGCCGGCTCTGGCTTTTTTCCAGGCATCGAAGAGGGCGGGCACCCCATAGCCTAGGGCGGTATCGGGTTTTTTGTATTGGTTGCCTAGGCTTTCGGCTAGGCGAATGAGTTCTACATTGCTATATTCGGGTAGGGCTTGCCAAAGGCAAGCCATGGCGCCGGCCAAGATGGGTGAAGAAAAAGAAGTTCCCGAATTAAAATTGTGTCGATAGCGGCCAACTTGGGCCACAATAGCGAAAAGGCCTCGGGCGGCTAGGTTGGGTTTGACCAAATAGCTAGAATCAAAACCATAGGAGCTAAAATCGGCATGAAAGCCATCGCGATCGGTGGCGCCAACGGTCAGGATGCTATCGGCATCGCCGGGGGCGGAGAGGTGGTGCCAGGGGTCATTGCCTTCATTTCCGGCCGAAGTAACGACCAAAATGCCACGGCTAGCGGCTAGGTCGGCGGCTTGGGTGATGGTGGTGGTATTACCATCTAGGTCTACATAGGCATAATCCATTTTGTCGTCATCAAAATCGGCATAGCCCAAAGAGGAGTTGATCAGATAAACGCCAACGCTATCGGCAAATTCTGCGGCGGCCAGCCAGTTATATTCTTCAATGCGGTATTCTCCGCCGGAGTCTTCGGTTTTGCATAAAAAGTAATTGGCTTGTGGGGCGCTGCCCATGACTTGGCCGGGCAAATTGGCGGCCATACAAGAGAGGACATCGCGGCCATGTTCGGAGCCTTCATAGACAAAGGTATCGAGTTGAACAAAATCGTAGCTGCCTAAAATTTGGCCCTTTTGGCGGAGCGAATCAAAGGCGGGAGTTTCTCTGAGGTCGGAGAAACCGCCATCAAAAACGGCTAGGGGCATATTTTGGCCTGCAAAACCGAGTTGGTGGAGATAATCGACTTGCAGCATATGGATTTGGTTTTCGCTCAGGCCGTAAAAGTCGTCTTCTTTGGTATATTCGGATTTATATTCTCGTCGGCCGATATAGTTGGTCCCTTCATTTTTTTTGCGGCTAAAGCCGATGGCGGCTGTTTTTTGGACAAAGGGGAGTTCTTGAACAAATTTGAGTTTTTGGCCATTGCCACGGATCACGGCGCCGTTTTTCCATTTGGAGCTATACTGAATGGCAAAGCCTTGGGCCTTTATTTGGGCCAAATAGCTAGGATCTACGGGTAAATCTAGGCTGTCGATCTTTATGCCCATCTTTTGGCGGCGCTCAATGGCGGCAGAAGAGAGATACTCTTGAGGGTGAAAAATGCTGTAGGGGCTATTGTCCTTATGGTCAAATTGCACCCAAAATAAATCGTAATCTCTTTGGGCGAAAATAAGTTGGCTAGAGAGGAGAAAAACTAAAAGGTAGAGTTGCTTTAACATAGGCATTTTTATTCGTTCAATGCGGTTGGGGTTGCTTATTCTAATTTAAGCAAGATGCGGACATATTACAAAGCTTTGGGCTAAAGTTCGACCAATGGCAAAAAAAGAGGGCCAAAATGGTCTAGGGGGCGGCGCAGCCGCCCGGCTGAGGGATAGATAGTGGTGCGGCGTAGCCGCAGACCCAAGGCTTTTGAAGCAAAGCGAAAAAGCCTGCAGGGCCGAGCAGACCTGCGAGCCACGACACAGCCCGACCCGCCCGTAGGGCGGGGCAGCCCCCCAAAAAAATAAAAAAGGCCAGCCCTCGAAAAGAGGACCGGCCCAGATGATTTAGCTTAAAAAGATTAGCCTTTACAATCTTTAGGTTTTTCGCCAATGCCAGATTCTTCGATGAGTTCGGCTAGGCGTTTTTCATAGAAATCGAGCAAAAGGTTGGTAATATTTAGCTCTACATCTACGCGGCGGTACTCGGCTCCACGCTCTTTAGAGGGGTGTTCATAGGCGCCAATGGTGATAGGAACCTTCATGAACTGAAGTTGCTCGCGGACCGTCCAGGCGCGGGCGATACCCAACTCCATATTACTTTTTAGGTCAAAGCTTAGTTCGCGTTCAGTTTTCTTCACGATGGTGTCGGCGGCTTCTTTTTCTCCCTTGCCTACAAAGTGAGTAAACTCGGTACCTTTGGGAACGCCCAAAGACTTTTTGTAGCGGTGGAAGCTAAAGGGGTGGCCATCGGTGTGGCCTTCTAGGTAGATATAAAAATCTTTTTTACAGCGCATATTGGCTTCGCAATACTTGCTTAGTACTTCGGTGTCTACCCAGGTAGCAATTTTCTTATAGTACTCGGGATCTCCCATTTTGGCGAGGTCGGTACCTTGGCAAAGGAAGGTCTGGATGACGTAGCGCACCCCAATTTTCCCGAGAGGCTCATAAAGTACCTCTGTATTACAGGGAAGTTTGTCGTTATTGAGGTCTAGGCGCATCATTTCGGCAGATTCGGGGCCAAAGCGCTCGCGTTCTTCATGGGTTTCGCGTTGTGCTTGGCGCACGAGCTCCCAGTAGCGGCAGTCCCAAATTTGCTGACGAAGGCGAGTGATGCGGCAGCTCAGTTCGCGGTCATATTTGAGTTTGTAAGTTTTGGTATAGCTATCAATTTTGTCCATATATTCTTGGCCTTGCTCGCAGGTATTGACATTACCAACTAGGCACCAAGATTTCACCTGAGTAATTTTATCGCAGTAGTAGGGTTCTACGGTAAATTCTTCATAGATGGTGTCATTATTTTGGATAAAGGTGGCCCAAAGTTTATCGAGGGCAGCAATATCGCCACGGTATTTAGCCACAACAACTTTGAGGTCCTCCCATTTGGCTTTGGTATCGGCTTGTAGGCTAGGCTTAGCCGAGGCCATCAATTTATCGATATCGGCTAGGCGTTGTTCGCCTTTGTAGCAAGCATTTACGCGGCCATCCATGATATAGGCACGGATTTGCGCTTCTTTGTCGCAGTATTCAAAGGCAAAATCAATGCTATTGAGGGTATCTTGAGGAACAAACTCGGCCCAAGCTTCTTCTAGTTTAGCTTGGCGGGCGGCATCTTCCTTGACCAATTTTTCTAGGGCCTTAATTTTGGCCTTGGTGGTAGCGTCTAGGGTTGGATTATACTCTTTTTGCACCTCTGCAATTTTGCCGAGCATTTCTTCTCCAATGTTGCAGTAATCTAGGGTTCCGGCCATGGTATAGGCCTTAATTTGCGCATCTTTTTCGCAGTATTCGCCCATATATTTTAGGCTGGGGTCTACTTTTCCGCTGCTCGTAAATTGTCCCCAAGCTTTGTTGAGCACGGCCAAGTTTCCGTTATATTTCTTCACTTCGGCTTCCAACCAACCGATTTTCTCGGCCAAATCGGCGGGAATGTCATGGGTGTTTTCGGCTTCTAGTTCTTTAATTTTGGCCAACATTTCCGAGCCATTTTTACAAACATCTACCATAGCCCGCAGCATATAAGCTTTCATATTGGGAATGGTATAACAGCTATAAAGAGGAACTTCGGGTTCAAAACCAGGCGATACATCGCTATCCATATAGGTTTTCCAAGCCTTGTTGAGCTGTCCCAAAACCTTAAAATGGGCCTTAGAGCGCTTAATTTCGCCGGGTAGGCCTTCTACATCGGCAGCTTGCAAAGAGGTTTTGTCTACAATGCGCATGGCTTTGTTTTCAAACTGATTGAGGGCTTCTACCTCATTGCCTTCGCAATAATAGGCCATCGACATCATCTGATAATATTTGGCCAAGGTCCCTTTTTCACAAACTTTGCGGCCTTCTTCGGCGGCTTCTAGTTCGCCTCTAGAGACATCAAATTTTTGCAAATGGCGCTTCCAAAGTACATCTACTTTGTAGTAGGCTTTCATTTTTCCTTCCAAATCGGCCAAGCGCTGCGAAAAGCCGGGATATTTATCGTATTGCGATTTATCCATACTTTTGAGCTCTTTCAAATAGCTTTCTGCATCAATCAATTCGTCGGCACAAAAGCTAGAGTTGGCATACATCAAATGATATTTGGCATAATCGCCCACGCTAGATTTTGGCGGCTTGGGCAGTTCAGAAACAGAGGCCGTCAGAGGGTCTTTTAAGAAGGCCTGCCAGGTTTCTTCAAAGTTGATGAGCTGGGCCTGCGCGCCTATACTCCCCATCAACTGAAAAATAAGCAGCAAAAACGCTGACTGTAAGATGTTTTTCATTTTTATTGGTTTTAATGAAACAGATATATGAGTCTTTCTGTGGGTTTAATTTTTTTTGGGGCCCGCGGCCGGCTAGGCTTTGCCTAGGTCGGCCGCCGCTATGCTGCGGGGCTCGCAGGTCTGCTCGGCCCTTCGCAAAACTTCGCTAGCGCTCGTTTTGCTCGGTCTGGCCTTCGGCCACCCACTCCGCAGCGCTGGGCCAATAGGGCCTAAAGCTTTAACGAACTCTTAAAAATAGTATTTTAGCAAAGAGGAACAAAAGATTTTGAGCCTGCGCAAAAACTCGACCTAAAAGCAGGGGGGCAAAAAAAAACAGCCCCTAGGGGCTGTTTAGCTTAGCGGAGCGCTTTCCAGATACGCTCTAATTTTTTGGCCTTAAAGCCAGAAGATAA
This genomic interval from Saprospira grandis contains the following:
- a CDS encoding TrmH family RNA methyltransferase, which encodes MELKKKSMLELQRPSIEEYKQQPKMPLLLILDNLRSALNVGAAFRTADAFGIEGIFLTGISAQPPQREIMKSALGADRAVDWQYFEENKAAVAAAKAKGYKVYAVEQTFGSHSLEQFVWAAQEGIALIFGNEVKGVDAELLPLVDGAIEIPQFGSKHSLNVSVSMGVLLWEMRRQYLGR
- a CDS encoding acyl-CoA dehydrogenase family protein; its protein translation is MQNQELLDSIKRSAKQDRFKGQDYYMIDDLLTDEQKIARDAVREFVRGEISPIIEDCYERAIYPRHLIKGLAELGAFGPSLPEKYGCAGTDETTYGLMMQELERGDSGIRSAASVQGSLVMYPIYRFGSEEQRMKYLPKLASGEFIGCFGLTEPDHGSNPAGMITNIKEDGDHYILNGAKMWITNSPIADVAVVWAKDEEGVIRGLIVDMDTPGVSAPEIHGKLSLRASITGELVFEDARIPKANLLPNVKGLKGPLFCLTKARYGIAWGALGAAMDCYESALRYSLEREQFGKPIAGFQLTQKKLAEMITEITKAQLLLWRLGGLMDAGKATPAQVSMAKRNNVAMALDIAREARQIHGGMGITNEYPCMRHMMNLETVLTYEGTHDIHLLITGMDVTGLNAFK
- a CDS encoding S8 family serine peptidase yields the protein MLKQLYLLVFLLSSQLIFAQRDYDLFWVQFDHKDNSPYSIFHPQEYLSSAAIERRQKMGIKIDSLDLPVDPSYLAQIKAQGFAIQYSSKWKNGAVIRGNGQKLKFVQELPFVQKTAAIGFSRKKNEGTNYIGRREYKSEYTKEDDFYGLSENQIHMLQVDYLHQLGFAGQNMPLAVFDGGFSDLRETPAFDSLRQKGQILGSYDFVQLDTFVYEGSEHGRDVLSCMAANLPGQVMGSAPQANYFLCKTEDSGGEYRIEEYNWLAAAEFADSVGVYLINSSLGYADFDDDKMDYAYVDLDGNTTTITQAADLAASRGILVVTSAGNEGNDPWHHLSAPGDADSILTVGATDRDGFHADFSSYGFDSSYLVKPNLAARGLFAIVAQVGRYRHNFNSGTSFSSPILAGAMACLWQALPEYSNVELIRLAESLGNQYKKPDTALGYGVPALFDAWKKARAGHYLEVQEKEDLYYLPMAKAQEDFFIIWPEAIDEEVDVKLYGPIGQLIYTKKYQAVFGQRFLCKIPNWKTLPAGLYQLELKMGPAKKKALLAK